A single genomic interval of Phycisphaerae bacterium harbors:
- a CDS encoding IS630 family transposase, which produces MVPEHCRDRSRGEGAGTDAQKKSLCAAEQKRRRIKDERRRWRESIAEVDPSKLVFLDESGAKTNMTRLRGRAPRGERVIDHVPAGCWHTTTMLAALRIDRVEAPLVIAGSMDSLVFKGYVEQMLVKTLGEGDVVVMDNLSPHKCAGVQEAIEAVGASVRYLPPYSPDFTPIEPMWSKVKQSLRSAAARTPDDLLTAIGHALRCVTPDDCRGLFDGYGYAATQ; this is translated from the coding sequence ATTGTCCCTGAGCATTGCCGCGATCGATCGCGCGGTGAAGGTGCTGGGACTGACGCTCAAAAAAAGTCGCTCTGCGCGGCGGAGCAGAAACGTAGGAGGATAAAGGACGAGCGTCGGCGCTGGCGAGAGTCGATCGCCGAGGTGGATCCGTCCAAGCTGGTCTTCCTCGACGAATCGGGGGCCAAAACGAACATGACGCGGCTGCGCGGTCGCGCCCCGCGTGGCGAGCGGGTCATCGATCATGTGCCTGCCGGATGCTGGCACACCACGACCATGCTGGCGGCGCTGCGCATCGACCGGGTGGAAGCTCCCTTGGTGATCGCCGGATCGATGGATTCCCTGGTGTTCAAGGGCTACGTCGAGCAGATGCTCGTGAAGACCCTGGGCGAGGGCGACGTGGTGGTGATGGACAACTTGTCTCCCCACAAGTGCGCGGGTGTGCAGGAGGCAATCGAAGCCGTCGGGGCATCGGTGCGCTACCTGCCACCCTATTCCCCGGACTTCACCCCCATCGAACCGATGTGGTCCAAGGTGAAGCAGAGCCTCCGCTCCGCCGCAGCCCGAACACCGGACGATCTGCTCACCGCCATCGGACACGCAT
- a CDS encoding transposase: MRPYSMDLRERVVAACDARDGSREAIARRFGVSTAWIRRLLQRRRETGSIAALPQRAGRKRGLDDGQMKKLKAWVAKHPDATLAEIKAGMGLSLSIAAIDRAVKVLGLTLKKSRSARRSRNVGG, translated from the coding sequence ATGAGGCCTTATTCGATGGACCTGCGGGAGCGGGTGGTGGCGGCGTGTGACGCGCGGGATGGGTCGCGGGAGGCGATTGCGCGGCGGTTCGGAGTCAGTACGGCGTGGATTCGCCGGTTGCTGCAGCGGCGTCGGGAAACCGGCTCGATTGCCGCCTTGCCGCAACGGGCGGGGCGTAAGCGCGGGCTGGACGACGGGCAGATGAAGAAGTTGAAAGCCTGGGTGGCCAAGCATCCGGACGCGACGCTGGCGGAGATCAAGGCGGGCATGGGATTGTCCCTGAGCATTGCCGCGATCGATCGCGCGGTGAAGGTGCTGGGACTGACGCTCAAAAAAAGTCGCTCTGCGCGGCGGAGCAGAAACGTAGGAGGATAA
- a CDS encoding VWA domain-containing protein yields MADPFRARAGGFPEFESYPDSYVADPEDPSGGGGPIAPNVETAVVFVIDSSDSMSPRVGPSYFDLARDALVRFLGRPHIPADGTLMIGIVQNAPVNAADHFPLVDFFPLHVSDEEWRATVRSLLARMEPTQHASAGLLESGIHRAYKWLALLDPGVDRHIVLLTTGEYRFPCSFTTISPGDDDVPYTCPPVEYVREFDDADEDWDAIVGNCSGFGGPQHPCTFDASLTCNCNRACAIRYQAWKARQAGMTVSAVRLGPDWDRSDPDNDLANCPGAAGEESSCDAEQAVPLPYRDHLLRQLVNQSFQNGTWVETQACDGTPIGKYARLNPFFCPYCYEEKKPVGSPEILDQILAGWLCEWLLPEGICDEFNPVSGDEDCDGIHDVCDICYQWQTPDGRDCNRDGVGDFCQLAGGTDEDGDGLPDDLDECAGGDDCLIAEWREIAGCGIRGLPDRPECNCDCDNNGIDDLCSAAQQITDLSTCDESNPDRPDVCDGIPDVCNARAQVGEDDDTLYLEDFSTAGPQNPDEWQLTDDDGSGNLIDQSQVDPFDRKAWWLYPADKPSTRKHARLVQDPNDQGIVLELSQDTTQATNGSYRWFVEGPGIRLPEETMCEWTANECESSSCGKVDPGEWGVISVDFELYIDNSLGGTTYDLYIMEPCVQDEEFAKRAHLRFEDDPADPDAGIIYFEQFAYGGWQFEDAGFANTGLTYPENEWFRLRLVFDRSLHYAVSEEICCGTQRLARWTSPYAADAVALHVFSSLDDTVPASRFFSELGPPRKNVNRGVQVRLESNNQSCDCSQYGRDTSGYDHILHTVDGFSLPNLTDDRIAAQLRGEICGNWSDGQFDCIGQFDPFTEESTIQECWVDADPLVRTWLREHCANWKLPDFVEHEQVCYPGAPDEHDISCDIPDCEDNCPGIRNPWQRDSDLDGWGDACDGYWGKWDKDPSQTQFDGVWGMFDNCPGHYNPARPYRTGSVECADNYWGLPDGYMWQPDSDCDGIGDECDQPSGNGGCLESCCGPSGLNLEHFSFFCSGFADIPFARMAGGLTHEALFDGPAGAGGGGV; encoded by the coding sequence ATGGCAGATCCGTTTCGAGCCCGCGCGGGCGGGTTCCCCGAGTTCGAATCCTACCCCGACAGTTACGTCGCCGACCCCGAAGACCCGTCCGGTGGAGGCGGACCGATTGCCCCGAACGTCGAGACGGCAGTCGTTTTCGTGATCGACAGCTCGGACTCTATGTCACCCCGCGTCGGCCCCTCCTATTTTGACCTCGCGCGAGACGCTCTGGTTCGATTTCTCGGACGTCCGCACATTCCGGCCGACGGCACACTGATGATTGGAATTGTTCAAAACGCCCCCGTGAATGCGGCGGACCATTTCCCGCTGGTTGACTTTTTTCCGCTGCACGTTTCCGACGAAGAATGGCGCGCCACGGTCCGCAGTCTCTTGGCCCGCATGGAGCCGACCCAACACGCGTCTGCCGGCCTGTTGGAATCGGGAATCCACCGTGCCTACAAGTGGCTCGCGCTCCTCGACCCCGGCGTCGATCGACACATCGTGCTGCTGACAACGGGCGAGTACCGCTTCCCATGCAGTTTCACGACGATATCGCCCGGCGATGATGATGTTCCCTATACCTGCCCACCTGTTGAATATGTGCGCGAATTCGATGATGCGGATGAAGACTGGGATGCAATTGTCGGAAACTGCTCAGGGTTCGGCGGCCCTCAACATCCCTGCACCTTTGACGCGAGTCTCACCTGTAACTGCAACCGCGCCTGCGCCATTCGGTACCAGGCCTGGAAGGCCCGCCAGGCCGGTATGACCGTCTCAGCCGTGCGACTTGGGCCCGACTGGGACCGTTCGGATCCGGACAATGACTTGGCCAACTGTCCGGGGGCGGCTGGAGAGGAATCGTCCTGTGACGCCGAGCAAGCGGTACCCTTGCCCTATCGTGACCACCTCCTGCGTCAGCTCGTCAACCAGTCCTTTCAGAATGGCACTTGGGTTGAAACTCAGGCATGTGACGGCACACCGATCGGCAAATACGCCCGTCTGAACCCGTTCTTCTGCCCCTATTGCTATGAGGAGAAGAAGCCCGTCGGATCGCCGGAGATTCTTGACCAGATTCTCGCCGGCTGGCTCTGCGAATGGCTCCTACCGGAAGGAATCTGCGACGAGTTCAACCCCGTCTCCGGTGATGAGGATTGCGACGGTATCCATGACGTATGCGATATTTGCTACCAATGGCAGACCCCCGACGGTAGGGACTGCAACCGGGATGGCGTGGGAGACTTCTGCCAGCTCGCTGGGGGCACCGACGAGGACGGCGACGGGTTGCCTGACGACCTGGACGAGTGCGCCGGAGGCGACGATTGCCTGATCGCGGAGTGGCGGGAAATCGCCGGCTGCGGCATACGGGGCCTGCCGGACCGCCCGGAATGCAACTGCGACTGCGACAACAACGGAATCGACGACCTCTGCAGCGCCGCGCAACAGATTACCGACCTCAGCACCTGCGACGAGTCCAACCCCGACCGGCCCGACGTCTGCGACGGGATCCCCGATGTTTGTAACGCGCGAGCACAGGTTGGTGAAGATGACGATACGCTCTACCTCGAAGATTTCAGTACCGCGGGTCCCCAGAACCCTGATGAGTGGCAGCTTACCGACGATGACGGCAGCGGAAATCTGATCGATCAATCCCAAGTCGATCCTTTCGATAGGAAAGCATGGTGGCTTTACCCCGCTGACAAGCCTTCGACGCGCAAGCATGCTCGGCTTGTTCAAGATCCCAACGACCAGGGAATAGTACTGGAGCTATCCCAAGACACGACCCAGGCCACGAATGGTTCATACCGCTGGTTCGTCGAAGGCCCCGGTATCCGACTCCCCGAGGAAACCATGTGCGAATGGACGGCCAATGAGTGCGAATCGAGCTCGTGCGGCAAGGTCGATCCCGGGGAATGGGGCGTCATCTCGGTCGACTTCGAACTCTACATCGACAACTCACTCGGCGGTACGACCTACGATCTCTACATCATGGAACCCTGTGTGCAGGATGAGGAGTTCGCCAAGCGCGCCCACTTGCGATTCGAGGACGACCCGGCCGACCCGGACGCGGGGATCATCTACTTCGAGCAGTTTGCCTACGGCGGATGGCAATTCGAAGACGCCGGCTTCGCAAACACCGGTCTCACGTATCCTGAGAACGAGTGGTTTCGGCTCCGGCTCGTCTTCGATCGCTCGCTCCACTACGCCGTGAGCGAAGAAATCTGCTGCGGGACGCAACGACTCGCCCGATGGACGTCACCATATGCTGCGGATGCCGTTGCCCTGCACGTGTTTTCCAGCTTGGACGATACCGTTCCTGCCTCGAGGTTTTTCTCCGAGTTGGGTCCGCCGCGCAAAAATGTCAACCGCGGCGTGCAGGTGCGCCTGGAGAGCAACAACCAGAGCTGCGACTGTAGTCAATATGGTCGGGACACGTCAGGCTACGATCACATACTACATACGGTCGACGGATTTTCACTTCCGAATCTCACAGATGACCGCATCGCCGCTCAATTGCGTGGAGAGATATGTGGCAATTGGTCCGACGGTCAGTTTGATTGCATTGGTCAATTTGACCCCTTTACAGAGGAAAGCACCATCCAGGAGTGCTGGGTGGACGCTGACCCATTGGTCCGTACTTGGCTGAGAGAACATTGCGCCAACTGGAAACTCCCCGATTTTGTTGAACACGAGCAGGTTTGCTATCCTGGAGCTCCCGATGAGCACGACATTTCTTGTGACATTCCCGACTGCGAAGACAATTGCCCGGGGATTCGCAATCCGTGGCAGCGTGACTCCGACCTCGATGGATGGGGCGACGCCTGCGATGGGTACTGGGGTAAATGGGACAAAGATCCGTCTCAAACGCAATTTGACGGCGTCTGGGGCATGTTTGACAACTGCCCCGGACATTACAACCCGGCGAGGCCTTACCGTACGGGCTCGGTTGAATGTGCCGACAACTACTGGGGATTGCCGGACGGCTACATGTGGCAGCCGGACAGCGACTGCGACGGCATAGGGGATGAATGCGACCAGCCGAGCGGAAACGGAGGCTGCCTGGAATCCTGCTGTGGACCCTCTGGCCTGAATCTAGAGCACTTCTCTTTTTTCTGTAGCGGTTTTGCCGATATTCCTTTCGCCAGGATGGCGGGAGGACTTACGCATGAGGCCTTATTCGATGGACCTGCGGGAGCGGGTGGTGGCGGCGTGTGA